One genomic region from Populus nigra chromosome 8, ddPopNigr1.1, whole genome shotgun sequence encodes:
- the LOC133701989 gene encoding uncharacterized protein LOC133701989 — MADRDNTQIELQSKMLFSELDHFIAKSQEKSDRCYKEIIAAKSFKIEIEASVITRNNLDQQVRAKIDKARQWLNQKMDEFKTKEGSHEDIGLIAASPISSNSKLNFFQCLPSDPEAMAADHRKSSLQGDTEQLMSTALGISEDTLPGSWNPLPEEIERVKASVREGLDKARERSFVYKEALSDLDKFLSKSLPSKTTDIDKSKKEDNGNAFGHSGEQAMADEDYTQIDPEIHNLVKKLDECIAKIDQKRQVLENAIESEIEALKKDQNETRELRLNLLHESGATSSNIEAGSRKIANVKQWLNQKALISGDTSGDHDQGNNYSVLIVHDDRNARDIIWRYVMVVGTEKQFTLEFQEAKNGKEAVYLHLAGASFDLIIMDDQMPIMTGIQATQLLRKMGVKSQIIGFASESVQQAFMDAGADECLQMPLDTE; from the exons ATGGCTGACAGAGATAACACTCAAATTGAGCTTCAAAGTAAGATGCTATTTTCAGAATTGGATCATTTCATtgcaaaatcacaagaaaagagTGATCGCTGCTACAAAGAAATCATTGCTGCGAAGTCCTTCAAGATAGAAATTGAAGCATCAGTTATCACAAGAAACAATCTTGATCAACAAGTAAGGGCCAAGATTGATAAAGCAAGGCAATGGCTGAATCAGAAGATGGATGAATTCAAGACAAAAGAAGGTAGTCATGAGGATATAGGGCTGATTGCTGCATCGCCGATTTCGAGCAACTCCAAGCTGAATTTCTTTCAGTGCTTGCCTTCTGATCCGGAAGCAATGGCTGCAGACCACCGTAAGTCTAGTCTTCAAGGAGACACTGAGCAACTGATGAGTACTGCTCTTGGCATTTCGGAGGATACATTGCCTGGTTCTTGGAATCCCTTACCTGAGGAAATTGAGCGGGTCAAGGCTTCTGTACGTGAAGGCTTGGACAAGGCCAG ggaACGTTCATTCGTTTATAAAGAAGCCTTGTCCGATTTGGATAAGTTTTTGTCAAAAAGTTTACCATCAAAGACAACTGATATTGATAAATCCAAGAAAGAAGACAATGGGAATGCATTTGGTCATTCTGGGGAACAAGCTATGGCTGACGAAGATTACACTCAAATTGATCCAGAAATCCATAATCTAGTTAAGAAACTAGATGAGTGCATTGCAAAGATTGATCAAAAGAGGCAGGTTTTAGAGAATGCAATTGAGTCAGAAATCGAAGCACTCAAGAAAGATCAAAATGAAACCAGGGAACTAAGGTTGAATCTTCTTCACGAATCTGGTGCTACGAGCAGCAACATTGAAGCTGGAAGCCGGAAGATTGCTAATGTGAAGCAATGGCTGAATCAGAAGGCACTGATCAGTGGTGACACTAGTGGAGACCATGATCAGGG CAATAATTACTCTGTGCTTATTGTTCATGATGATCGTAATGCTCGAGACATCATTTGGAGATACGTGATGGTAGTTGGGACAGAAAAGCAGTTTACATTGGAATTTCAAGAGGCGAAGAATGGGAAAGAAGCTGTTTATCTTCATCTTGCTGGGGCTTCTTTTGATCTCATTATTATGGACGATCAAATGCCCATCATGACTGGAATACAG GCAACACAGCTGTTACGTAAGATGGGTGTTAAGAGTCAGATTATAGGTTTCGCTTCTGAGTCTGTCCAACAAGCTTTTATGGACGCTGGCGCCGACGAATGCCTTCAAATGCCACTGGATACCGAATAG
- the LOC133701497 gene encoding two-component response regulator ARR22-like — MPVGTEKHRAMEFQEAKNGKEAVYLHLAGASFDLIIMYDQMPIMTGIQATQLLRKMGVKSQIVGVTSESDQQAFIDAGLNTCIRKPRSLA, encoded by the exons ATGCCAGTAGGGACAGAAAAGCATCGTGCAATGGAATTTCAAGAGGCGAAGAATGGGAAAGAAGCTGTTTATCTTCATCTTGCTGGGGCTTCTTTTGATCTCATTATTATGTACGATCAAATGCCCATCATGACTGGAATTCAG GCAACACAGCTGTTACGTAAGATGGGTGTTAAGAGTCAAATTGTAGGTGTCACTTCTGAGTCTGACCAACAAGCTTTCATCGACGCTGGCCTCAACACCTGCATTCGAAAGCCACGGAGTCTTGCATAG
- the LOC133701538 gene encoding uncharacterized protein LOC133701538: MGFIMEFAENLILRLMEDPKERDRKFRERVYAVKDRCQKTKEMWSYPLRPYGFWTFERHNAQLAWDAKISQVPGRRDPYDDLLQDSYGFPK, encoded by the coding sequence ATGGGGTTTATCATGGAATTTGCTGAGAATTTGATTCTGAGGTTAATGGAGGATCCAAAGGAGAGGGACCGGAAGTTCAGGGAGCGTGTATATGCAGTTAAGGATCGATGCCAAAAGACCAAGGAAATGTGGAGCTATCCTCTTCGCCCTTATGGGTTTTGGACATTTGAGCGCCACAATGCGCAGCTTGCTTGGGATGCTAAGATTAGCCAGGTTCCTGGTCGGAGGGACCCCTATGATGACCTCCTTCAAGATAGTTATGGCTTCCCCAAGTGA
- the LOC133701537 gene encoding REF/SRPP-like protein At1g67360, with the protein MRMMEVESSKKDLELKHLGFVRIATIQILVSVSNLYDYAKRNSGPLRSPVGAVEGTVNAVVSPVYDKLKGVPDHLLVFLDHKVDGATAKFDKHAPPVAKQVVSQAHYLIEKASEKAKVLANEFQAGGPRAALHYVATESKHLFLTESVKVWVKLDHFPFFHKVAGVAVPAAAHWSDKYNHFVKEMNQKGYTVFGYLPVVPIEEISKAFKQEEAEKKEDATALKDSSSSDSD; encoded by the exons ATGCGGATGATGGAGGTAGAGAGCAGTAAGAAAGATTTAGAGCTGAAACACTTAGGGTTTGTGAGGATAGCTACGATTCAGATTTTGGTTTCCGTTTCCAATCTTTATGATTATGCGAAACGTAACTCCGGGCCTTTGAGATCACCCGTTGGAGCTGTTGAGGGTACTGTTAATGCTGTGGTGAGTCCTGTTTATGATAAACTCAAGGGCGTCCCTGATCATCTTCTTGTCTTTCTTGATCACAAG GTAGATGGAGCAACAGCCAAGTTTGATAAGCATGCTCCTCCTGTTGCGAAGCAAGTTGTGAGCCAAGCACACTATTTGATTGAGAAAGCTTCAGAAAAGGCGAAAGTACTTGCGAACGAGTTTCAAGCAGGAGGACCACGCGCTGCTTTGCACTATGTAGCTACAGAGTCTAAGCATTTGTTCCTCACTGAATCTGTGAAAGTGTGGGTTAAACTCGACCACTTTCCCTTTTTCCACAAAGTTGCAGGGGTGGCTGTTCCAGCAGCTGCGCATTGGTCAGATAAGTACAACCATTTCGTCAAGGAGATGAACCAGAAGGGCTATACAGTGTTTGGTTACCTGCCAGTGGTTCCGATTGAAGAGATCTCCAAGGCATTCAAGCAAGAAGAGgcagagaagaaagaagatgCAACTGCACTTAAAGATTCGAGTTCATCAGactctgattaa